The following nucleotide sequence is from Streptomyces sp. NBC_00237.
CGCCCCCGCCACCGCCGACCTGCTCGCCAAGGCGGCGCACGGCCTCGCCGACGACCTCCTCACCAACACCCTCCTCACGGCCCGCTGTCCGGTGCTCTTCGCTCCGGCGATGCACACGGAGATGTGGGAGCACCCGGCCACCCAGGAGAACGTGGCGACGCTGCGCCGCCGTGGCGCGGTCGTCCTGGAGCCCGCCGTGGGCCGCCTGACCGGCGTCGACACGGGCAAGGGGCGCTTCCCGGACCCGGTGGAGATCTTCGAGACGTGCCGTCGCGTCTTGGCGCGCGGTGTCGCTTGGGGACCCGACCTCACCGGCCGCCACGTCGTCATCAGCGCGGGCGGCACCCGCGAGCCCCTGGACCCGGTCCGCTACCTGGGCAACCGTTCCTCCGGCAAGCAGGGGTACGCACTCGCGCGCACGGCCCTGGCGCGCGGTGCGCGGGTCACGCTCATCGAGGCGAACACGGGCCTGCCGGACCCGGCGGGCGCCGACATCGTCCGCGTCGGCACCGCCGTGCAGCTCCGGGAGGCGGTCCTGAAGGCGGCGGCCGACGCCGACGCCGTGGTGATGGCCGCGGCGGTGGCGGACTTCCGCCCCGAGACGTACGCCACAGGGAAGATCAAGAAGCAGGACGGCCAGGAGCCCGCGCCCGTCGCGCTCGTCCGCAACCCGGACATCCTCGCCGAGGTCGCGGGCGGCGGCTCGGGCGAGCGGCTGCGCCCCGGTCAGGTCGTCGTGGGATTCGCCGCCGAGACCGACGACGTACTCGCCAACGGGCGCAAGAAGCTGCTGCGCAAGGGCTGCGACCTTCTCGTCGTCAACGAGGTGGGGGAGCGCAAGACCTTCGGCTCGGAGGAGAACGAGGCGGTCGTGCTCGCCGCGGACGGGGCCGAGACCCCGGTTCCGTACGGGCCGAAGGAAGCGCTGGCGGACGTGGTGTGGGACCTGGTCGTACCGCGTCTGGGGGCGGGGCCCGCCTGACCTTGCCGGAGGTCGGCCGGGAACGCGGGGCCCGGCCCCGCGTTCCGGGCCGGTTTCCGGTCAGGGGGCTGGTTTCGGCCGCTGCCGGGGACCGGCTCCCGCTAGATCGTTCTCACACCTTCTCCACCCTTTTGGGGACCGAAAATCCCGTCAAAACGGCATTTTTGTCCCCTACTGGCACCCTTTTGTCGTCCTGTGCGACGCAGTGCCTCGGATCACACACACGTCATTCGGTGAGACACGTGGTCCGCCAGGCGGGAGTGACCGATAAAGTGGTCGCCGGACCGACGTCGGGCGCAGCTCCCGGCCGGTCCGCCAATGATCAGCCAGCAGCCGCTGCAACCCCAGGGAGCGTTGTGTCCCGTCGTCTCTTCACCTCGGAGTCTGTGACCGAGGGCCACCCCGACAAGATCGCTGACCAGATCAGCGACACGATCCTCGACGCGCTCCTGCGGGAGGACCCGACCTCCCGGGTCGCCGTGGAGACCCTGATCACGACGGGCCTCGTGCACGTCGCCGGTGAGGTCACCACGAAGGCGTACGCACCGATCGCGCAGCTCGTGCGCGAGAAGATCCTCGACATCGGCTACGACTCGTCCAAGAAGGGCTTCGACGGCGCTTCGTGCGGCGTGTCGGTGTCCATCGGTGCGCAGTCCCCGGACATCGCGCAGGGCGTCGACACCGCCTACGAGAAGCGTGTCGAGGGCGACGAGGACGAGCTCGACAAGCAGGGCGCGGGCGACCAGGGCCTGATGTTCGGTTACGCGTGCGACGAGACCCCGGAGCTGATGCCGCTCCCGATCCACGTCGCGCACCGTCTGTCGCGCCGCCTGTCCGAGGTCCGCAAGAACGGGACGATCCCGTACCTGCGTCCCGACGGCAAGACCCAGGTCACCATCGAGTACGACGGCGACAAGGCCGTCCGCCTCGACACGGTCGTCGTGTCCTCGCAGCACGCCTCCGACATCGACCTGGACTCGCTCCTGGCCCCCGACATCCGCGAGTTCGTGGTCGAGCACGTCCTCAAGCAGCTCGTCGAGGACGGCATCAAGCTCGACACCGAGGGCTACCGCCTCCTGGTGAACCCGACCGGCCGCTTCGAGATCGGCGGCCCGATGGGCGACGCCGGTCTCACCGGCCGCAAGATCATCATCGACACGTACGGCGGCATGGCCCGGCACGGCGGCGGCGCCTTCTCCGGCAAGGACCCGTCCAAGGTCGACCGCTCCGCCGCGTACGCGATGCGCTGGGTCGCCAAGAACGTGGTCGCCGCCGGTCTCGCGGCCCGCTGCGAGGTCCAGGTCGCGTACGCGATCGGCAAGGCCGAGCCGGTCGGTCTCTTCGTCGAGACCTTCGGCACCGCCACCATCGACACCGACCGCATCGAGCACGCCATCGCCGAGGTCTTCGACCTCCGCCCGGCCGCGATCATCCGCGACCTCGACCTGCTGCGCCCGATCTACGCGCAGACGGCCGCGTACGGCCACTTCGGCCGCGAGCTGCCCGACTTCACGTGGGAGCGCACCGACCGCGTGGACGCACTGAAGAGGGCCGCGGGCCTGTAACCCGTACGCCTGTCGGCAGTTGCCCTGCGACGGCCCCGGACCGCTTGGACGCGGCCCGGGGCCGTCGCGCTGTTCCCGCCCGTACGCAAGTCTTGCCCGTACGCAATTCCTGCCCGTACGCAATCGCCGCGACCGGAGCGGCACCTGCGGCCTGGGCTGGGGGCAGCCCGGTGCGCAGGCGAGCGGATACTTCTTGGGCGAACGCGCCCTCGCGGGTTCGGATCCCGCCGCCGGTCCCCTCGGGGGCCGGTGTGGCCGAGGGGTCCGTGGCACGAGGCGCCCTGCGGGGCGTCAGCCGCTTGCCGCTTCGATCTCGGGCGACTTCTTGGGCTGTGGCCGTCTCCGCGTGGCTCTCCGCGGTGGCCGCCTGCCGCCACGGCTGCCGGTCGGCCGGGGGCCGTCGGTTGTCAGTGGGTTCTGGTAGGTATGGGGCTGTGAGCAGTGACGACGAGCAGCAGCAGGGTCCGGTAGAGGGGCCGCCCGAGCAGCTAGCGCTGATGCGGGAGTTCCTTCGGCACGAGAAGCAGGTGCCGAAGGCGAAGCCGCGTACGTGGCGGGGGGCGCCGCTGGCCGAGGAGCTGCCCGTCGCGCGGGTCATGGTGAACAAGGGCGTGCTGCATCTCGACCGGTATTTCGACTATGCCGTGACCGAGGAACTGGATGCCGAGGCGCAGCCGGGGGTGCGGGTGCGGGTGCGGTTCGGGGCCGGGGCGCATCGGGTGCGGGACGGGAGGCGCGAAGGGGGTGGGCTCATCGACGGGTTCATCGTCGAGCGGGTCGCGGAGTCGGACTACAACGGGCCGTTGGCCGCGTTGGCGCAGGTGGTGTCGCCGGAGCCGGTGCTGAGCGCCGAGTTGCTGGGGCTGGCGCGGGCGGTCGCCGATCGGTACGCGGGGAGCCTGGCGGACGTGCTCCAGCTGGCGGTCCCGCCGAGGAACGCGCGGGCGGAGAAGAAGGAGTTTCCGGCTGCGTTGCCTGCCCCCGGGGTGCCTGATGCGGAGAGTTGGGGGCGGTACGAGCAGGGGGCGGCCTTCCTGGAGGCGTTGGCCGGGGGCGGGGCGCCTCGGGCCGTGTGGACCGCTTTGCCGGGGCCGTTGTGGGCGGAGGAGATCGCGCGGGCGGTCGCGGCGACGCTGGCTTCGGGGCGGGGGGTTGTCGTGGTGGTGCCCGACGGGCGGAGCGTGGAGCGGGTGGATGCCGCGTTGGTGGGGGTGCTGGGGGAGGGGCGGCATGCGGTCCTGACGGCGGACGCCGGGCCCGAGAAGCGGTATCGGGAGTGGCTGGCCGTACGGAGGGGCGCGGTGCGGGCGGTGGTGGGGACGAGGTCGGCGATGTTCGCGCCGGTCCGGGATTTGGGGCTGGTGGTGGTGTGGGACGACGGGGATCCGAATCTGAGCGAGCTGCACGCTCCGTTGCCGCATGCGCGGGAAGTGCTGGAGTTGCGCGCGACGTTGGACAAGTGCGCCTTCTTGCTGGGGAGTACGAGTTGCACGGTGGAAGCCGCGCAGCTGGTGGCGACCGGGTGGGCGCGGCCTCTGGCGGCTTCGCGGGAGCAGGTGCGGCGGGCGGCTCCGCTCGTACGGACCGTGGGCGACCAGGAGTTGGCGCGGGACGAGGCGGCGCGGGCCGCGCGGTTGCCGAGCCTGGCGTGGCAGACCGTACGGGAGGGACTGAAGACCGGACCCGTGCTGGTGCAGGTGCCGCGCCGCGGGTATGTCCCGAGGCTGGCGTGCGAGCGGTGCCGGACGCCGGCGCGGTGTCGGCACTGTGCCGGGCCGCTGGAGGCCCCGGACGCGCGGGACTTGCAGTGCGGGTGGTGCGGGCGGACCGAGGGGGAGTGGCGGTGTGCCGAGTGCGGGTTCACCAGGCTGCGGGCGCAGATCGTCGGGGCGCGGCGGACCGCGGAGGAGTTGGGGCGGGCGTTTCCGGCGGTGCCGGTGCGGACGTCCGGGCGGGACCACGTGCTGGACGTGGTGCCGGGGACACCCGCGCTGGTGGTGAGCACGCCAGGGGCTGAGCCGGTGGCCGAGGGCGGATATGCGGCGGCGTTGTTGCTGGATGGCTGGGCCATGCTCGGGCGGCCCGACCTGCGGGCTGGGGAGGACGCGCTGCGGCGGTGGATCGCGGCGGCTTCGCTGGTACGGGGGCAGGAGGCGGGGGGGACCGTGGTGGTGGTCGCGGAGCCCACGCTGCGGCCCGTGCAGGCGTTGGTGCGGTGGGATCCGGTGGGGAACGCCCAGCGGGAGCTGGCGGAGCGGGCGGAGCTGGGGTTTCCGCCGGTGTCGCGGATGGCGGCGGTGAGTGGGAAGGGGGAGGACGTGGAGGAGTTCCTGCGGGTCGCGGAACTGCCCGTGGAGGCGGAGGTGTTGGGGCCGATCCCGCTGCCGGTGACGGAGGCGGGGAGGCCGAGGCGGGCGCAGGACCCGCCGGTCGGGGAGCGGTGGGAGAGGGCGTTGGTGCGGGTGCCGCCGGGGCGGGGGGCGGCGTTGGCGGGGGCGTTGAAGGTGGCGCAGGCGGCGAGGATGGCGAGGGGGGGTGGGGGGGAGGTTGTGCGGATTCGGGTTGATCCGCCGGATATTGGGTGAGGGGGCGGGGCGCGCCCCGTTAGGGGCGCGGGGAACTGCGCGGCCAGCCACGACGCGCCTGCACGTGTGCGGGACTGCCGCGCGGCGAGCGCTTGAGGTGAAGGGGTGGGGAGGGGCGGCCCGCCGCAGGCGCATCGGGGTGCGGCGCACCCATGGGGCGAGGTAAGGGCGGGCGCCACCGGGGTGGGGCCCTTTCGCAGGTGCGGCCGGTAGTGGGGCTGGGCGGGGGTGCTCCGGGGTGGGCCCGGAGCGAGGGGGGCCGCCCCCTTGCCCGCCCGTTCCGCCCCCGGGGGGCGGCCCCGCCGCCCAAGGAGGCTAGGCGGGAGTGGGGGGAAGGGCCCGCCGCCCAAGGGGGCTAGGCGGGAGCGGAGGGGCAAGGGCCCGCCGCCCAGTGGGGGGCTAAGTGGAAGCGGAGGGGCCCCGGTGCCCGAGGGGGCGAGGCGGGAGCGGAGGGGGGCCGTCGCGCGAGGGGGCTGGGTGGAACGCGAGGGGGTTGGGTGGAAGTGGAGAGGGGCAGGTGATGGAGGTCAGGAGGGGGGCAAGGGGAAGGCCCCCGCCGGGGAGGTGGGGGCCTTGGGGGAGAGGGGTGTTTGGGGGAGAGGGGTGTGGGGTCAGCCGTTGCGGGGGTTGGGGAAAGGGGGTGGAGTGGGGCGGGATTCTTCGCGGAGGGACTGGCTGGAGGCCGTCGGCTGGGGCGGCATCGAGCGAGCGGCGGGCACGGATGGCAGCACCCCCGGCATCCCCGGCATCCCCTGGATTCCGGGCATCGTCCGCGTCGCGGTCGCCGCCGGTGCGGCAGCGAGTGAGCCGTTCGCAGCCACCGACGATGCCGCCGGAGCCAGGGGGGATGCCGCCGGGGAGGTCGAGGACAGCGGGGACGGGGAGGAAGTGGGCGTGGAGTCCGGGCCGTTCGGGTCCTGGGCCGCGGAGGCGGTGGACTGGGTGACCGCCCGTCGTGCGCCGTAACGGCGGTGCACCGCCTGCTTGGTGACTCCGAGCGCCGAACCCACCGCGTCCCACGAGAATCCGAGCGAGCGGTCGAAGTCCACGGCGGCGGTCACCAGGGTCTCGACGCTGTCCCGCAGTTCCTGCGCGAGGCGGACGGTCGGGGCAGGAGCCCGCCCGTACACGACGAAGCCCGTGGACGGGCCAGATCGGCGCGGACGGTAGACGTTGCCCAACTGGGCGGTGAGGGTACGCAGTGCGTCCACCTGCCGGCGGACCCGCTCGATGTCCCGTACCAACAGATGCAGGCTGGCCCGCGCTTGGGCGTCATGGGTTGCGTGGTCGGCCATGAAAAAGCCTCTCGAACCGGCGTTGAGTGAAGAAGGACGAAGAAGGACGGGGCCGTCAGGTCGACGACCCGTTTCGGTCAATCTCTTTTGACCAACGCGCCACCCGGTGTTGTGGTCACGCTCCAGGGGCGTGTCCGCATATGCGCGGGGCGCACGGACGTGCGTACGCCCCCGGGCGCCGGGCGTTCGAGAGCGCCGGAGCGCGGGGCGTCGCCAGGCCCCTGGGGCGGGTCCCGGGCCCCGCCCATAGACTGGTGCGCTGCCCGCGTCCGCAGTGCCGCCGGGCCGTTCATTCGCCCGAACGAGAGGCTCGTACCCCCATGAAGCTCGTCTTCGCAGGCACCCCCGAGGTCGCCGTCCCCGCCCTGGACGCCCTGATCGCCTCCCGGCACGAGGTCGTCGCCGTCGTCACCCGGCCCGACGCGCCCGCCGGACGCGGCCGCCGTCTCGTCGCCAGCCCGGTAGCCGAGCGCGCGGAGGAGGCCGGGATCGAGGTGCTCAAGCCGGTGAAGCCGCGCGACGAGGAGTTCCAGGCGCGGCTGCGCGAGATCGGCCCGGACTGCTGCCCGGTCGTCGCGTACGGTGCGCTGCTGCCGAAGTCGGCGCTGGAGATCCCGGCGCACGGGTGGGTGAACCTTCACTTCTCGCTGCTTCCCGCGTGGCGGGGGGCCGCCCCGGTGC
It contains:
- the coaBC gene encoding bifunctional phosphopantothenoylcysteine decarboxylase/phosphopantothenate--cysteine ligase CoaBC, with protein sequence MEKPKVVLGVSGGIAAYKACELLRRLTESGHDVRVVPTEASLHFVGAATWSALSGNPVSTEVWDSVHEVPHVRIGQHADLVVVAPATADLLAKAAHGLADDLLTNTLLTARCPVLFAPAMHTEMWEHPATQENVATLRRRGAVVLEPAVGRLTGVDTGKGRFPDPVEIFETCRRVLARGVAWGPDLTGRHVVISAGGTREPLDPVRYLGNRSSGKQGYALARTALARGARVTLIEANTGLPDPAGADIVRVGTAVQLREAVLKAAADADAVVMAAAVADFRPETYATGKIKKQDGQEPAPVALVRNPDILAEVAGGGSGERLRPGQVVVGFAAETDDVLANGRKKLLRKGCDLLVVNEVGERKTFGSEENEAVVLAADGAETPVPYGPKEALADVVWDLVVPRLGAGPA
- a CDS encoding primosomal protein N' — translated: MSSDDEQQQGPVEGPPEQLALMREFLRHEKQVPKAKPRTWRGAPLAEELPVARVMVNKGVLHLDRYFDYAVTEELDAEAQPGVRVRVRFGAGAHRVRDGRREGGGLIDGFIVERVAESDYNGPLAALAQVVSPEPVLSAELLGLARAVADRYAGSLADVLQLAVPPRNARAEKKEFPAALPAPGVPDAESWGRYEQGAAFLEALAGGGAPRAVWTALPGPLWAEEIARAVAATLASGRGVVVVVPDGRSVERVDAALVGVLGEGRHAVLTADAGPEKRYREWLAVRRGAVRAVVGTRSAMFAPVRDLGLVVVWDDGDPNLSELHAPLPHAREVLELRATLDKCAFLLGSTSCTVEAAQLVATGWARPLAASREQVRRAAPLVRTVGDQELARDEAARAARLPSLAWQTVREGLKTGPVLVQVPRRGYVPRLACERCRTPARCRHCAGPLEAPDARDLQCGWCGRTEGEWRCAECGFTRLRAQIVGARRTAEELGRAFPAVPVRTSGRDHVLDVVPGTPALVVSTPGAEPVAEGGYAAALLLDGWAMLGRPDLRAGEDALRRWIAAASLVRGQEAGGTVVVVAEPTLRPVQALVRWDPVGNAQRELAERAELGFPPVSRMAAVSGKGEDVEEFLRVAELPVEAEVLGPIPLPVTEAGRPRRAQDPPVGERWERALVRVPPGRGAALAGALKVAQAARMARGGGGEVVRIRVDPPDIG
- the metK gene encoding methionine adenosyltransferase, whose translation is MSRRLFTSESVTEGHPDKIADQISDTILDALLREDPTSRVAVETLITTGLVHVAGEVTTKAYAPIAQLVREKILDIGYDSSKKGFDGASCGVSVSIGAQSPDIAQGVDTAYEKRVEGDEDELDKQGAGDQGLMFGYACDETPELMPLPIHVAHRLSRRLSEVRKNGTIPYLRPDGKTQVTIEYDGDKAVRLDTVVVSSQHASDIDLDSLLAPDIREFVVEHVLKQLVEDGIKLDTEGYRLLVNPTGRFEIGGPMGDAGLTGRKIIIDTYGGMARHGGGAFSGKDPSKVDRSAAYAMRWVAKNVVAAGLAARCEVQVAYAIGKAEPVGLFVETFGTATIDTDRIEHAIAEVFDLRPAAIIRDLDLLRPIYAQTAAYGHFGRELPDFTWERTDRVDALKRAAGL